The Nostoc sp. PCC 7524 nucleotide sequence CGGTCTAAGGGGTAATAGTGTTCTAGCAAAATTTCATAGCAACGCATCCGCACATCCGCAGCGATATCATCTTCTTTGGTTGCCCCTACCAAGGGATGTAAAAATAAACCGTCAACGGTTTCCAAAGCACACTTTTGAATATACTCGTGAGCGCGGTGAATGGGGTTACGGGTTTGGAAACCAACAATTGTTTTCCAACCTTTTTCTCTAAACATCTGCCGTGAAGCAGCTGGATCGATTTGGTATTTGGGGAAATAAGGGTGATCATCCCGTTGCAGCAGCCAGATATCACCAGCCAGATTTACAGCACCTTGGTTATAAACTACTTGCACGCCAGGATGTTTAGCGTCATCAGTGCGGTAGACGTTGATTGCTTCGCGGGCTTTATCGTAATGATATTTTTGTGTGAGTTGCAAAACCCCGATATACTCACCTTGGGGATTATCTAGACGGATGTAACCACCTTCGTGTAAAGGTGCAGCTACTTCTTCTGTTACAGAAAGTGTAATCGGAATTGACCACACCAAACCGTTAGCGAGGCGCATTTCTGTCACTACGCGATCGTAGTCTTCCTGGTTCATAAAACCAGTCAGGGGACTAAAACCACCGATCGCAATCATTTCTAAATCAGAAACTGCTCGCTCGTCAAGTTGCACTCGTGGCAAAAAATCAGCCTTGGAAAGAAAATCTGCTTTTTGCTCTGGCGTAGCAATGCGGTTAATCAACTGTCCACCATGTGGTGCAATGGCATCTGGTTGCTGACTCAACTTACAATCCCCCCTTAGCGATAAGTATGTGTAATTGTTGCGAACTATGTACTAACTTATCAAAATGCAGGTACAGAGAGATAAATAGTTTGGGAATTGGGAAGACAAGGGTAAAATCAACTTCCCTGATTAAGGTAAAAATTACCCTCATATTATAGAAGAGACGTTGCATGGAACGTCTCTACAAGGTTTTAAAAAATTCTTTTGTGGTTCATTTACCTGAAAATCGCTGTCAGCTAAGAAGGGGTAATTTTGGCGTACATCAAAATCTAGACACAGTTAACTAAACTGTTCAATAATCCCGCCACCTAGGACTTTTTCCCCGTCGTACCATACCGCAGCTTGTCCCGGCGTAATACTGAACTGTGGTTCATCAAACACCAAACGGACACGGGAATTTTCTAAAGGAATCACCGTCACTGGTTCGGGTGTAGAACGATAGCGAATCTGCACCTCAGCACGAATGGGAGCAGCAGGTTCCGCCATAGATACCCAATTGACTCGCCCGACTGTACACTCTGCTTGAGTAGCTTTCGTGCGATCGCCTACAATCACTTTATTATTCACTGCATCTAAGGCAATCACATACAGTGGTTCCGGTGCAGCAATTCCCAATCCTTTCCGTTGCCCAATGGTGT carries:
- the sat gene encoding sulfate adenylyltransferase — its product is MSQQPDAIAPHGGQLINRIATPEQKADFLSKADFLPRVQLDERAVSDLEMIAIGGFSPLTGFMNQEDYDRVVTEMRLANGLVWSIPITLSVTEEVAAPLHEGGYIRLDNPQGEYIGVLQLTQKYHYDKAREAINVYRTDDAKHPGVQVVYNQGAVNLAGDIWLLQRDDHPYFPKYQIDPAASRQMFREKGWKTIVGFQTRNPIHRAHEYIQKCALETVDGLFLHPLVGATKEDDIAADVRMRCYEILLEHYYPLDRVILAINPAAMRYAGPREAIFHALVRKNYGCTHFIVGRDHAGVGDYYGTYDAQYIFDEFEPSEIGIVPMKFEHAFYCTRTKQMATTKTSPSKPEERVHLSGTKVREMLRRGELPPPEFSRPEVAAELARAMRVQVLA